In Candidatus Roseilinea sp., one DNA window encodes the following:
- a CDS encoding ABC transporter permease, with protein MEVALSPARPARRIPPALAVVLVIAALAVAWELVKLIFNLDKRTLPHLWEIADAFAQPSRRNGPPLISVLLEAALYTLRGALLGFFIGAALGFVLGTVFAHSPLLERSLVPYVVASQTVPILAIAPMVVIWLRGSWWSVPVIAAYLTFFPVTINTLRGMRSPDPRAVELMRSYAASTWQTLWKLRFPSALPAIFTALKIAATASVVGAIIAELPSGIQQGLGGAILNFNQYYITGPERLWAAIFMAALVGILLFVTVSVVERIVLRNIVRSA; from the coding sequence GTGGAAGTCGCACTTTCGCCTGCACGACCAGCTCGCCGCATCCCACCCGCCCTCGCCGTCGTCCTGGTCATCGCGGCGCTGGCCGTCGCCTGGGAACTGGTCAAGCTGATCTTCAACCTCGACAAGCGCACGCTGCCACATTTGTGGGAAATCGCCGATGCGTTCGCGCAGCCTTCGCGCCGCAACGGCCCGCCGCTGATCAGCGTGCTGCTCGAGGCAGCGCTCTACACGCTGCGCGGCGCGCTGCTGGGGTTCTTCATCGGCGCAGCGCTCGGGTTCGTGCTGGGCACAGTCTTCGCCCACTCGCCGTTGCTCGAGCGCAGCCTGGTGCCCTACGTCGTCGCATCGCAGACTGTGCCGATTCTGGCCATTGCCCCGATGGTGGTGATCTGGTTGCGTGGATCGTGGTGGTCGGTGCCGGTCATCGCCGCTTACTTGACCTTCTTCCCGGTCACCATCAACACCCTGCGCGGCATGCGCTCGCCCGACCCGCGCGCCGTCGAGTTGATGCGCTCGTATGCTGCCTCGACCTGGCAAACGCTTTGGAAGTTGCGCTTCCCCTCGGCGCTGCCGGCGATCTTCACTGCGCTCAAGATCGCGGCGACGGCCAGCGTGGTAGGCGCGATCATCGCCGAGCTGCCCTCCGGCATCCAGCAGGGCCTGGGCGGCGCGATTTTGAACTTCAACCAGTACTACATCACCGGCCCGGAGCGCTTATGGGCGGCGATTTTCATGGCCGCACTCGTCGGCATCTTGCTCTTCGTGACCGTGTCAGTCGTGGAACGCATCGTGCTGAGGAACATCGTGCGCAGCGCGTAG
- a CDS encoding sulfonate ABC transporter ATP-binding lipoprotein, translating into MQSVVSLKNVNKIFGPVERPTTIALKDINLEIGPREFVSLIGPSGCGKSTLLRTIGDLIEASSGEVTVNGKPARQARVNREYGMVFQAPVLFEWRTVLKNVELPLEIMGVPKAERTRRGREMLKLVELQNFERHYPWQLSGGMQQRVAIARALAFRPELLLMDEPFGALDEITRERMNAELLRIWHETQTTVVFVTHSIPEAVFLSTRVVVMSARPGRISDIIPIDLPYPRNVETREDPHFFELVTTVREALRKGEEMRET; encoded by the coding sequence ATGCAATCGGTAGTCTCGCTCAAGAACGTCAACAAAATCTTCGGCCCGGTAGAGCGGCCGACCACCATCGCGCTGAAGGACATCAACCTGGAGATCGGCCCGCGCGAGTTCGTCTCGCTCATCGGCCCTTCTGGCTGCGGCAAATCTACGCTGCTGCGCACCATCGGCGACCTGATCGAAGCCTCCAGCGGCGAGGTGACGGTGAACGGCAAGCCGGCGCGCCAGGCGCGCGTCAACCGCGAATACGGGATGGTCTTCCAGGCGCCGGTGCTGTTCGAGTGGCGCACCGTGCTGAAAAACGTCGAGTTGCCGCTGGAGATCATGGGCGTGCCCAAGGCCGAGCGGACGCGACGCGGGCGAGAGATGCTCAAACTGGTCGAGCTGCAAAACTTCGAGCGCCACTACCCGTGGCAGCTGTCCGGTGGGATGCAGCAACGCGTGGCCATCGCCCGCGCGCTCGCCTTCCGGCCGGAGCTGCTGCTGATGGACGAGCCGTTCGGCGCGCTAGACGAGATCACCCGCGAGCGCATGAATGCGGAGCTGCTGCGCATCTGGCACGAGACGCAGACCACGGTGGTGTTCGTCACCCACTCGATCCCCGAGGCGGTTTTCCTGTCCACCCGCGTCGTGGTGATGAGCGCACGCCCCGGCCGCATCAGCGACATCATCCCGATTGACCTGCCCTACCCGCGCAATGTCGAGACGCGCGAGGACCCGCACTTCTTCGAGCTGGTCACGACCGTGCGCGAAGCATTGCGCAAAGGCGAGGAGATGAGAGAGACGTGA
- a CDS encoding ABC transporter permease has product MASPSRFQRYVPPLIVFFAVIALWEVLVDLLNVQRFLLPAPSVILEAFFRTFSTIMSSAAYTIRSAVIGFLIGAGAGILVALATARWTTMREGLMPFAIALNSVPIIAFAPIMNNWFGSINPMSKIMIVAIITFFPMMINMVRGLTLVEPAKIELMRSYATTPFEVLTKVRLPNSLPYLFNALKVCSTLALIGAIVGEYFGGPRESLGVYILQEAQLFRFDNAWAAIIISALLGIAFYLVILAAERVAIPWHASVDKR; this is encoded by the coding sequence ATGGCAAGCCCGTCGCGATTCCAGCGCTACGTCCCTCCCCTCATCGTCTTCTTCGCCGTCATTGCGTTGTGGGAAGTGCTGGTGGACCTGCTGAACGTGCAGCGCTTTCTGTTGCCGGCGCCGAGCGTGATCCTGGAAGCGTTCTTTCGCACGTTCTCGACCATCATGAGCAGCGCCGCTTACACCATCCGCAGCGCCGTGATCGGCTTCCTGATAGGCGCGGGCGCCGGCATCCTCGTCGCGCTGGCGACGGCGCGCTGGACGACCATGCGCGAAGGGCTGATGCCGTTCGCCATCGCGCTGAATTCGGTGCCGATCATCGCCTTTGCGCCGATCATGAACAACTGGTTTGGAAGCATCAACCCCATGTCGAAGATCATGATCGTGGCGATCATCACGTTCTTCCCGATGATGATCAACATGGTGCGCGGGTTGACGCTGGTCGAGCCGGCCAAGATCGAGCTGATGCGCTCATACGCCACCACCCCGTTCGAGGTATTGACGAAGGTGCGCCTCCCAAACTCGCTGCCCTACCTGTTCAATGCGCTGAAGGTATGCAGCACCCTGGCGCTGATCGGCGCGATCGTGGGCGAATACTTCGGCGGCCCGCGCGAATCGCTGGGGGTGTATATCCTTCAGGAGGCGCAGTTGTTCCGTTTTGACAATGCGTGGGCGGCGATTATCATCAGTGCTCTACTGGGCATCGCGTTCTACCTCGTCATCCTCGCTGCTGAAAGGGTCGCGATTCCCTGGCACGCCTCGGTAGATAAGCGATGA
- a CDS encoding nitrate ABC transporter substrate-binding protein, whose translation MKPTIKAFSFATLATLMLAACAVPAAPAAPAAPAAPAATEAPAPAATEAPAPAALTPVRVVLQWVPQSQFAGYYAAKDKGFYAEEGLDVTIIPGGPDIAPAQVVASDGAEFGVAWLPGRMLAAREAGADLVNIAQIFQRSGTLMVSFKEKNITKVEDFKGKNVGSWLLGNEPELFAAMRKAGLDPEKDAKIIKQNFDMSQLLNGEVDVAQAMIYNEYAQVLETKNPATGELYKPEDLNVINFNDVGTAMLQDGVMARESWLKQPGNEDIAVRFLRATFKGWIFCRDNFDECVQIVLNNGTALGESHMRWQLNEINALIWPSPNGIGQMDEALYKQTVEIAKTYGILKQDPDAGAYRTDLAKKALEGLEGDIKGEGFTKITVELKEGGN comes from the coding sequence ATGAAACCGACGATCAAAGCATTCTCGTTCGCGACACTCGCCACACTCATGCTAGCAGCATGCGCCGTGCCGGCTGCCCCCGCTGCGCCAGCCGCGCCCGCCGCGCCGGCGGCCACCGAAGCCCCCGCGCCGGCAGCGACCGAAGCCCCTGCGCCGGCAGCGCTCACGCCCGTGCGCGTCGTCCTGCAGTGGGTGCCGCAATCGCAATTCGCCGGCTACTACGCTGCCAAGGACAAAGGGTTCTATGCCGAAGAGGGGCTGGACGTGACCATCATCCCCGGTGGCCCGGATATCGCGCCGGCCCAAGTCGTCGCGTCCGATGGCGCAGAATTCGGCGTGGCCTGGCTGCCCGGCCGCATGCTCGCTGCGCGCGAAGCCGGCGCCGACCTGGTCAACATCGCCCAGATCTTCCAGCGCAGCGGCACGCTGATGGTCTCCTTCAAGGAGAAGAACATTACCAAGGTCGAGGACTTCAAAGGAAAGAACGTCGGCTCGTGGCTGTTGGGCAACGAGCCGGAGCTATTCGCCGCCATGCGCAAAGCCGGCCTGGACCCAGAGAAGGACGCCAAGATCATCAAGCAGAACTTCGACATGAGCCAACTGCTCAACGGCGAGGTGGACGTGGCGCAGGCGATGATTTACAACGAGTATGCGCAGGTGCTGGAGACCAAGAACCCGGCCACCGGCGAGCTCTATAAGCCCGAAGACCTGAACGTGATCAACTTCAATGACGTGGGCACCGCGATGTTGCAAGACGGCGTGATGGCGCGTGAATCGTGGCTGAAGCAGCCGGGCAACGAGGACATTGCCGTCAGATTCTTGCGCGCGACCTTCAAGGGCTGGATTTTCTGCCGCGACAACTTCGACGAGTGCGTGCAGATCGTGTTGAACAACGGCACGGCCCTGGGCGAGAGCCACATGCGCTGGCAGCTCAACGAGATCAACGCGCTGATCTGGCCGTCGCCCAACGGCATCGGCCAGATGGACGAAGCGCTCTACAAGCAGACGGTGGAGATCGCCAAGACCTACGGCATCCTGAAGCAAGATCCGGATGCCGGCGCCTACCGCACCGACCTGGCCAAGAAAGCCCTGGAGGGACTGGAAGGCGACATCAAAGGCGAAGGGTTCACCAAGATCACCGTCGAGTTGAAGGAAGGCGGCAACTAG
- a CDS encoding putative luciferase-like protein has product MAKMDFGITFKSDLDVRREVKIAMQAEAAGFGYVWSFDSHVLWQSVFPRFALWAWNTKKVHIGTLVTNPVVRDVTVCASDFATLQRISKGRMEMGIGRGDSSRRRLGKKPTTMANLEEFVDQFRKLTAGEHIDYDGVDTYLSWADGGVPPVWVAGYGPIALRSAGRIADGVILQFADPYLIKWCLQFVKEGAEQAGRDYSQIKIMACAPVWISSDLEVAREHVRWFPALVSNHVVDLLKRYPKEELPKELYAYVEGRPGYDYLHHAEVGSSNAQFVSDEITDRYCIVGSIKDHIAKLEELQSLGVHQFNIYLMCGDEEKQVAAYGRSVIPHFNGKKRAVAVKAVANGRARKAKKR; this is encoded by the coding sequence ATGGCTAAGATGGATTTCGGCATCACCTTCAAGAGCGACTTGGACGTTCGCCGCGAGGTGAAGATCGCGATGCAAGCCGAAGCTGCCGGCTTCGGCTACGTGTGGAGCTTCGACAGCCACGTGTTGTGGCAGTCGGTCTTCCCGCGCTTCGCCTTGTGGGCATGGAACACCAAGAAGGTGCATATCGGCACGCTGGTCACCAATCCGGTCGTGCGCGACGTGACCGTGTGCGCCAGCGACTTTGCCACGCTCCAGCGCATCAGCAAGGGGCGCATGGAGATGGGCATCGGGCGCGGCGATAGCTCTCGCCGCCGGCTGGGCAAGAAGCCCACCACGATGGCCAACCTGGAAGAGTTTGTGGATCAGTTCCGCAAACTCACCGCCGGCGAACACATTGACTACGACGGCGTGGACACCTATCTCAGTTGGGCCGACGGCGGGGTGCCGCCGGTATGGGTGGCCGGCTACGGGCCGATCGCCCTGCGCTCGGCCGGCCGCATCGCCGACGGCGTCATCCTGCAATTTGCCGACCCTTATCTCATCAAGTGGTGCTTACAGTTCGTGAAAGAGGGCGCAGAACAAGCCGGGCGCGATTACTCGCAGATCAAGATCATGGCGTGTGCGCCGGTGTGGATTTCGAGCGACCTAGAGGTGGCGCGCGAGCATGTGCGCTGGTTCCCGGCGCTCGTGTCCAACCACGTGGTGGACCTGCTCAAGCGCTATCCCAAGGAAGAACTGCCCAAAGAGCTGTACGCCTACGTCGAAGGTCGCCCCGGCTACGACTACCTGCACCATGCCGAGGTAGGCAGCAGCAACGCCCAATTCGTCAGCGACGAGATCACCGACCGCTACTGCATTGTTGGCTCAATCAAAGATCACATCGCCAAGCTGGAGGAACTGCAATCGCTCGGCGTGCACCAGTTCAACATCTACTTGATGTGCGGCGACGAAGAGAAGCAAGTCGCTGCCTACGGGCGCAGCGTCATCCCACACTTCAACGGTAAGAAGCGCGCCGTCGCCGTCAAAGCTGTGGCGAACGGCAGGGCGCGCAAGGCGAAGAAGCGATAG
- the dht gene encoding dihydropyrimidinase: MALLIKNGTIVTAGEQMQADIYCEGEQISRIGKGLDAPPDATVIDATGKYVFPGFIDPHVHVYLPFMGTFAKDDYVSASKAALIGGTTTLIEMVCQARNGRPLADGFEFWMGQAAGKSACDFTFHQSVTRYDAQVEAELTEIVKAGVSSFKVFLAYKGAFGITDEELYHTLRLAKKLGVIVTAHCENADLVLELQKQLLSEGKTGPEYHYWSRPPRVEAEGVHHLLSFAEMTGAHTYIVHTSCEEALREAMAGKDRGLNVWVETLIQYLVLDKSYAELPNFEGAKYVMSPPLRDKKNQDVFWNALRQRFVSTVATDHAPFDFKGQKEMGRDDFTKIPNGIPSLEDRVNLLYTYGVTTGRLDLNTFVDCASTQAAKLFGLFPRKGTIAVGSDADLVVYDPNYRGVISAKTHHINLDYSAFEGWEIKGRPSVVTVRGEVAVRDGEFVGTIGRGQFLKREPTHF, from the coding sequence ATGGCCTTACTCATCAAAAACGGCACCATCGTCACGGCCGGCGAACAGATGCAGGCCGACATCTACTGCGAAGGCGAGCAAATCAGCCGCATTGGTAAGGGACTCGATGCGCCGCCGGACGCAACGGTGATTGACGCGACCGGCAAATACGTCTTCCCTGGCTTCATTGACCCGCACGTCCACGTCTACCTGCCCTTCATGGGCACGTTCGCCAAGGACGACTACGTCAGCGCCAGTAAGGCCGCGCTCATCGGTGGCACTACCACGCTGATCGAGATGGTCTGTCAGGCGCGCAACGGCCGACCGCTGGCCGACGGCTTCGAATTCTGGATGGGCCAGGCCGCCGGCAAGAGCGCCTGCGACTTCACCTTTCACCAATCGGTGACCCGGTACGACGCTCAGGTGGAGGCCGAGCTGACGGAGATCGTGAAAGCCGGCGTTTCCAGCTTCAAAGTCTTCCTGGCCTACAAAGGCGCTTTCGGCATCACCGACGAGGAGCTGTATCACACGCTCCGGCTGGCCAAGAAGCTCGGCGTGATCGTGACGGCCCACTGCGAAAACGCCGACCTGGTGCTGGAGCTCCAGAAGCAACTGCTCAGCGAAGGCAAGACCGGGCCGGAGTATCACTACTGGAGCCGGCCGCCGCGCGTAGAAGCCGAGGGAGTCCACCACCTGCTCTCGTTCGCAGAGATGACCGGCGCGCATACCTACATCGTGCATACCAGTTGCGAAGAGGCGCTTCGCGAGGCGATGGCCGGCAAGGATCGCGGCTTGAACGTTTGGGTAGAGACGTTGATCCAGTATCTGGTGCTGGACAAGAGCTACGCCGAGTTGCCGAACTTCGAGGGTGCCAAATACGTCATGTCGCCGCCGCTGCGCGATAAGAAGAACCAGGACGTGTTCTGGAATGCCCTCCGGCAGCGCTTCGTCTCGACCGTGGCGACCGATCATGCCCCCTTCGACTTCAAAGGCCAAAAGGAGATGGGGCGGGACGACTTCACGAAGATCCCCAACGGCATCCCTTCGCTGGAAGACCGCGTCAACCTGCTCTATACCTATGGCGTGACGACCGGCCGCCTGGATTTGAACACATTCGTGGACTGCGCCAGCACACAGGCGGCTAAGCTATTCGGCCTCTTCCCCCGCAAAGGCACGATTGCCGTCGGCAGTGACGCCGACCTGGTGGTCTACGACCCGAACTACCGCGGCGTGATCTCGGCCAAGACGCACCACATCAACTTGGACTACAGCGCATTCGAGGGGTGGGAGATCAAGGGCCGGCCCAGCGTGGTCACCGTGCGCGGCGAGGTGGCCGTGCGCGACGGCGAATTCGTCGGCACGATCGGGCGCGGGCAATTCCTGAAGCGCGAACCGACGCACTTCTGA
- a CDS encoding ribonuclease activity regulator RraA — translation MIQTPDIVRPPKELIEGLRHIGCATAVGELYRLGIRDAHIRGPVSWNKGKHVVGPALTLQMMPKREDLYGESEYSNVEAQLHRHVLYHTQPGDIVVVDARGDMSSGIFGEMMLTYFKGRGGAGVVIDGCIRDYPHVKHLDLPMWLRGVTPNFHTQTNLMPFAVNVPIAMNNVLVMPGDIIIADDDGVVVVPIKLAPELLKKASEHAEWEDFTRMKLAEGGDLRKYYPLREDAREEYEAWRRAQGQ, via the coding sequence ATGATTCAGACACCGGATATCGTTCGTCCCCCCAAAGAACTCATCGAAGGACTGCGCCACATCGGCTGTGCGACGGCCGTCGGCGAGCTGTATCGGCTAGGCATCCGCGACGCACACATTCGCGGCCCGGTCTCGTGGAACAAGGGCAAGCACGTGGTCGGCCCGGCCCTTACGCTCCAAATGATGCCGAAGCGCGAAGACCTGTATGGCGAGAGCGAATACAGCAACGTCGAAGCGCAGCTCCACCGTCATGTGCTGTATCACACCCAGCCGGGCGACATCGTCGTAGTGGACGCGCGCGGCGACATGAGCAGCGGCATCTTCGGCGAGATGATGCTCACCTACTTCAAGGGCCGGGGTGGCGCCGGCGTGGTGATTGACGGCTGCATCCGCGATTACCCCCACGTGAAGCACTTGGATTTGCCGATGTGGTTACGCGGCGTCACCCCCAACTTTCATACCCAGACCAACCTCATGCCGTTCGCCGTCAACGTGCCGATCGCTATGAACAACGTGCTGGTCATGCCCGGCGACATCATCATCGCCGACGACGATGGCGTGGTCGTCGTGCCCATCAAGCTGGCGCCGGAGCTGCTGAAGAAAGCCAGCGAGCACGCCGAGTGGGAAGACTTCACCCGCATGAAACTGGCCGAAGGCGGCGACCTGCGCAAATACTATCCGCTGCGCGAAGACGCGCGCGAGGAATACGAAGCCTGGCGTCGCGCGCAGGGGCAGTAA
- a CDS encoding low molecular weight phosphatase family protein has product MSDRVVLFVCTGNYYRSRYAELYFNATAPAHLGWRATSRGFDPSPFNSGPIAGSVIQRAQERGVSLPADLSFPRRLTESDLHSAQRIIALDEDEHRSYVEHWFPAWRDRIVYWRVHDIHRTPAAEAFALIEHNVDALVRELTAITPAQPHHPR; this is encoded by the coding sequence ATGTCCGATCGCGTCGTGTTGTTCGTCTGCACCGGCAACTACTATCGCAGCCGCTACGCCGAGCTGTATTTCAACGCAACCGCGCCGGCCCATCTGGGCTGGCGCGCCACCTCGCGCGGCTTCGACCCTAGCCCGTTCAACTCCGGCCCGATCGCCGGAAGCGTGATCCAACGCGCGCAAGAGCGTGGCGTGTCCTTGCCCGCCGATCTGTCCTTCCCCCGCCGGCTCACCGAGAGCGACTTGCATTCGGCGCAGCGCATCATCGCGCTGGACGAAGATGAACATCGCAGCTATGTCGAGCACTGGTTCCCCGCGTGGCGCGACCGCATCGTTTACTGGCGCGTGCATGACATTCACCGCACGCCGGCAGCCGAGGCATTCGCGCTGATCGAGCACAACGTGGACGCGCTGGTGCGCGAGCTGACGGCCATCACGCCGGCGCAGCCCCACCACCCCCGTTGA
- a CDS encoding alcohol dehydrogenase codes for MTAITFNVPRTIRFGAGASRELPAQLRQIGACHALIVTDAFLARSGLADEFTALLRQHGFAATVFAGVQPDPTDLNVRDGLQAYRESGADAVIGLGGGSAMDAAKAIAMLTANPEPLRQYMGYHNVPRAGAPMIAIPTTAGTGSEVTRVAVITDTERSEKMMMLSEHLMPIAALVDYELSLSMPKALTAHVGVDTLTHGIEAYVSRKANGMTDPIALSCIALTGSNLLTAWREPDNRAAREAMALAACQGGMAFSNSSVCLVHGMSRPLGALYHVPHGLSNAVLLPTVTRFSLPGALVRYATIARILGLAGGSDDDETAAHKLADGLEALNDALEIPPLRECVRVGRAKFEKSLEKMAQDALASGSPQNNPVVPTAEQIIALYKQAW; via the coding sequence GTGACGGCGATCACTTTCAACGTTCCGCGCACAATACGCTTCGGCGCCGGAGCGAGCCGCGAGCTGCCGGCGCAACTGCGCCAGATCGGCGCGTGCCACGCCCTCATCGTCACCGATGCCTTCTTGGCGCGCAGCGGGCTGGCCGACGAATTCACTGCGTTGCTCAGGCAACACGGCTTCGCGGCGACCGTCTTCGCCGGCGTGCAGCCGGATCCCACCGACCTCAACGTACGCGATGGGTTGCAGGCCTATCGAGAGAGCGGGGCGGATGCCGTCATCGGCCTGGGCGGCGGCAGCGCGATGGACGCGGCCAAGGCAATCGCCATGCTCACGGCCAATCCCGAACCGCTCCGGCAGTATATGGGCTATCACAACGTGCCGCGCGCCGGCGCGCCGATGATCGCCATCCCCACCACTGCCGGCACGGGCAGCGAAGTCACCCGCGTCGCGGTCATTACCGACACCGAGCGCAGCGAGAAGATGATGATGCTCAGCGAGCACCTCATGCCGATTGCCGCGCTGGTGGACTACGAGTTGAGCCTGTCCATGCCGAAGGCGCTCACGGCCCACGTCGGCGTGGACACACTCACCCACGGCATCGAGGCATACGTGTCGCGCAAGGCCAACGGGATGACCGACCCGATTGCGCTCTCGTGCATCGCGCTGACGGGGTCGAACCTGCTGACTGCGTGGCGTGAGCCGGACAATCGCGCGGCGCGCGAGGCGATGGCGCTGGCAGCGTGTCAGGGCGGCATGGCGTTCTCCAACAGCAGCGTGTGCCTGGTGCACGGTATGAGCCGGCCGCTGGGCGCGCTCTACCACGTGCCACATGGCTTGAGCAACGCCGTGCTGCTGCCGACGGTGACGCGCTTCTCGCTGCCTGGCGCGCTCGTGCGCTACGCCACGATCGCGCGCATCCTCGGCTTGGCCGGCGGCAGCGACGACGACGAGACCGCGGCGCACAAGCTAGCCGATGGACTCGAGGCGCTCAACGATGCCTTGGAGATCCCCCCGCTGCGCGAGTGTGTCCGGGTCGGGCGCGCCAAGTTCGAGAAAAGCCTGGAGAAGATGGCGCAGGACGCGCTCGCCTCCGGCAGCCCGCAAAACAACCCGGTCGTGCCGACGGCCGAGCAGATCATCGCGCTTTACAAGCAAGCGTGGTAG
- a CDS encoding DNA-binding protein — protein MSVSGNRQMAMRWIETAEEDLHTARLLCSANVHAPACFYAQQAAEKAMKALWYALDQEPWGHSVVALVEDFVERDSLPDWRQWSDYAAQLDQFYIPTRYPDALPTSTPGRVYRASDSERALACAEPIVNGCREWLAAH, from the coding sequence ATGAGCGTGAGCGGGAATCGCCAGATGGCGATGCGCTGGATCGAGACGGCTGAGGAAGACCTACATACAGCGCGTCTGCTGTGCAGCGCGAATGTTCACGCGCCGGCCTGTTTCTACGCCCAACAGGCTGCCGAAAAGGCGATGAAAGCGTTGTGGTACGCACTGGACCAGGAGCCTTGGGGCCATTCCGTAGTGGCGTTAGTCGAAGATTTCGTCGAGCGCGATTCGTTGCCCGATTGGAGACAGTGGAGTGACTATGCGGCCCAGCTTGACCAGTTCTACATTCCAACGCGTTATCCCGATGCGTTACCGACCTCTACGCCAGGCCGAGTGTATCGCGCAAGCGATTCTGAGCGCGCGCTGGCTTGTGCAGAACCGATCGTGAACGGTTGTCGCGAATGGCTGGCCGCGCATTGA
- a CDS encoding nucleotidyltransferase: protein MPNISLDELQAALKPIFDKYGVARAFVFGSVARGEATRRSDIDLIVIQETDKQFLDRYEGILAEIHTALRRSVDLLIYTPHEFEAMPRTAFVRRMLRDSKVIYERERESPDGDALDRDG from the coding sequence GTGCCGAATATCTCGCTGGATGAGCTGCAAGCCGCGCTGAAACCGATCTTCGACAAGTATGGCGTGGCGCGCGCGTTCGTGTTCGGCTCGGTCGCGCGGGGCGAAGCGACGCGCCGGAGTGACATAGACCTGATCGTCATCCAGGAGACCGACAAACAGTTCCTCGACCGCTACGAAGGCATCCTGGCCGAAATCCACACCGCGCTGCGCCGCAGCGTGGATTTGTTGATTTACACGCCGCACGAGTTCGAGGCGATGCCGCGGACGGCGTTCGTCCGCCGCATGCTGAGGGATAGCAAGGTGATCTATGAGCGTGAGCGGGAATCGCCAGATGGCGATGCGCTGGATCGAGACGGCTGA
- the mmsA gene encoding methylmalonate-semialdehyde dehydrogenase [acylating]: MSTNGRLLNYVNGQWMESSAGAFLDVKNPATAQVMAQVPLSPAEEVHMAAEAGVKAFKDWRRVPAVERVQHLYKFKRLLEEHRDELSRLITNECGKTYAESQAEMQRAIENVEVACGIPSLMQGFNNEDIARGIDEHCFRQPLGVVAAITPFNFPGMVPLWFLPYAVATGNCSILKPSEKVPMTIQRIFQLLEQSGFPPGVVQVVNGAKEVVDAILDHPDIRAVSFVGSTPVARYVYERGARAGKRVQAQGGAKNPVVIMPDADMDMTTRIVADSAFGCAGQRCLAASVGITVGEARNVFVEQLADAAASRKVGYGLDAGVEMGPVITAESKARIEKLIALGEREGAQVLVDGRNKKVKGYEDGNFVFPTILDHVPPKSEIARTEIFGPVFSLMHAETIEEAIALVNDRSYGNMACIFTSNGAAARQFRYEVNTGNVGINVGVAAPMAFFPFSGWRESFFGDLHAQGMHGVEFYTETKVVVERWPKEWSRKF, from the coding sequence ATGTCAACCAACGGTCGCCTGCTCAACTACGTGAACGGCCAATGGATGGAATCCAGCGCCGGCGCGTTCCTCGACGTGAAGAACCCGGCCACCGCCCAAGTGATGGCCCAAGTGCCGCTCTCGCCGGCCGAAGAGGTGCACATGGCCGCCGAAGCCGGCGTCAAGGCATTCAAGGATTGGCGGCGCGTGCCGGCCGTCGAGCGGGTGCAACACCTATACAAATTCAAGCGTCTCCTGGAGGAGCATCGCGACGAACTCTCGCGCCTGATCACCAACGAGTGCGGCAAGACGTATGCCGAAAGCCAGGCCGAGATGCAGCGCGCCATCGAGAACGTCGAGGTGGCCTGCGGCATTCCCAGCCTGATGCAGGGCTTCAACAACGAAGACATCGCGCGCGGTATTGACGAGCATTGCTTCCGCCAGCCACTCGGCGTCGTCGCCGCCATCACGCCGTTCAACTTTCCCGGCATGGTGCCGCTATGGTTCTTGCCCTACGCCGTCGCCACCGGCAACTGCTCCATCCTCAAGCCCAGCGAAAAGGTGCCGATGACGATCCAGCGCATCTTCCAATTGCTCGAACAGTCCGGCTTCCCGCCCGGCGTGGTGCAGGTGGTGAACGGCGCGAAGGAGGTCGTGGATGCCATCCTCGACCACCCCGACATCCGCGCGGTGAGCTTCGTGGGCAGCACGCCGGTAGCCCGCTACGTGTACGAGCGCGGCGCGCGCGCCGGCAAGCGCGTGCAAGCCCAGGGCGGCGCCAAGAACCCGGTCGTCATCATGCCCGACGCCGACATGGACATGACCACGCGCATCGTGGCCGACTCGGCCTTCGGTTGCGCCGGCCAGCGCTGCTTAGCTGCCTCGGTCGGCATCACGGTGGGCGAAGCGCGCAATGTCTTCGTCGAGCAACTGGCCGACGCCGCTGCCTCGCGCAAAGTCGGCTATGGCCTGGACGCAGGGGTGGAGATGGGTCCGGTGATCACCGCAGAGAGCAAGGCGCGCATCGAGAAGCTGATCGCGCTCGGTGAGCGCGAAGGTGCGCAGGTGCTGGTGGACGGGCGCAATAAGAAGGTGAAAGGCTACGAGGACGGCAACTTCGTTTTCCCCACCATCCTCGACCATGTGCCGCCCAAGAGCGAGATCGCCCGCACCGAGATCTTCGGCCCGGTGTTCAGCCTGATGCATGCCGAGACGATCGAGGAAGCGATTGCCTTGGTCAACGACCGCAGCTACGGCAACATGGCGTGTATCTTCACCAGCAATGGCGCCGCGGCGCGCCAGTTCCGCTATGAGGTGAACACCGGCAACGTCGGCATCAACGTCGGCGTGGCTGCGCCGATGGCCTTCTTCCCGTTCAGCGGTTGGCGTGAGAGCTTCTTCGGCGACCTGCACGCCCAAGGCATGCACGGCGTCGAGTTCTACACCGAGACCAAGGTCGTCGTCGAGCGCTGGCCGAAAGAGTGGAGCCGGAAGTTTTAG